The following are from one region of the Luteimonas sp. MC1572 genome:
- a CDS encoding GspH/FimT family pseudopilin produces the protein MGAGRSGTRRAAGFSLLEVMLVVALFAAMGVLAAGVLTGGFERMQLKSAVSDIAAQLRFTRARAIATGTPQTFSIDPASHAWQGADGRSGEVPERLGIHFTGAREVQPADGIGAIMFFGDGASTGGRVQLSFRTAAWDIDVAWLTGEVSLHRSEPAP, from the coding sequence ATGGGCGCCGGACGCAGCGGAACGCGCCGGGCGGCGGGTTTCTCGCTGCTGGAGGTGATGCTGGTGGTGGCGTTGTTCGCCGCCATGGGCGTGCTCGCCGCCGGCGTGCTCACCGGGGGATTCGAACGCATGCAGCTGAAGTCGGCGGTGAGCGACATCGCCGCGCAGCTGCGCTTCACACGCGCCCGCGCGATCGCCACCGGCACGCCGCAGACCTTCAGCATCGATCCCGCCAGCCACGCCTGGCAGGGCGCCGACGGCCGCAGCGGCGAAGTGCCGGAGCGGCTCGGCATCCACTTCACCGGCGCCCGCGAGGTGCAACCGGCGGACGGCATCGGCGCGATCATGTTCTTCGGCGACGGCGCGTCCACCGGCGGCCGCGTGCAGCTGAGCTTCCGCACCGCGGCCTGGGATATCGACGTCGCCTGGCTGACCGGCGA
- a CDS encoding type II secretion system protein GspG translates to MTFHRASKRPPRRSTQAGFSLIEIIIVTILIGGIVAFAASQILGGGDNARFRLAQSQVQTVAQKIQQFEMDTGVLPATLGELVSAPGNASGWLGPYAKAADLNDPWKTPLEYRVPGETGRFDLVSYGADRKPGGESVDADIRYE, encoded by the coding sequence ATGACATTCCACCGTGCAAGCAAACGTCCCCCCCGTCGCTCGACGCAGGCCGGCTTCAGCCTCATCGAGATCATCATCGTCACGATCCTGATCGGCGGCATCGTCGCGTTCGCGGCCAGCCAGATCCTCGGCGGCGGCGACAACGCCCGCTTCCGCCTGGCGCAGTCGCAGGTGCAGACGGTCGCGCAGAAGATCCAGCAGTTCGAGATGGACACCGGCGTGCTGCCGGCCACGCTCGGCGAACTGGTGAGCGCGCCCGGCAACGCCAGCGGCTGGCTTGGTCCGTACGCCAAGGCGGCGGATCTCAACGACCCGTGGAAGACGCCGCTCGAGTACCGCGTTCCCGGCGAGACCGGCCGCTTCGACCTGGTGAGCTACGGCGCCGACCGCAAGCCCGGCGGCGAGAGCGTCGACGCCGACATCCGGTACGAGTAA
- a CDS encoding type II secretion system F family protein — protein MPLYRYKALNSRGETLDGQMEAASDAEVALRLQEQGHLPIEARLAGDGGGDGAWKALFKPKPFSGERLVQFTQQLATLLGAGQPLDRALTILLELPEDPAAKRVVTDVRDQVRGGTALSTALERQHGTFSRLYINMVRAGEAGGTMQETLQRLADYMERSRALRGKVINALIYPAILLVVVGFALLFLLGYVVPQFADMYESLDAELSWFTVLVLGISNFVRQWWIVLVVAPALLAWWFERKLRAPAFRAWFDDWLLRQKLVGSLVARLETARLARTLGTLLKNGVPLITALGIGRAVLGNRALATDVEAAAEEVKNGVALSTALARGKRFPRLAVQMIQVGEESGALDTMLLKTADTFEQETSQALDRLMAALIPVITMVLATVVGVVILAVLIPIYGLTNTMG, from the coding sequence ATGCCCCTGTACCGCTACAAGGCGCTCAACAGCCGCGGCGAGACCCTGGACGGCCAGATGGAGGCCGCCAGCGACGCCGAGGTGGCGCTGCGCCTGCAGGAGCAGGGCCACCTGCCGATCGAAGCGCGGCTGGCCGGCGATGGCGGTGGCGATGGCGCCTGGAAAGCCCTGTTCAAGCCCAAGCCGTTTTCCGGTGAGCGCCTGGTGCAGTTCACGCAGCAGCTGGCGACGCTGCTCGGCGCTGGCCAGCCGCTGGACCGCGCGCTGACGATCCTGCTGGAGCTGCCGGAAGACCCGGCGGCCAAACGCGTGGTCACCGATGTCCGCGACCAGGTGCGCGGGGGCACCGCGCTGTCGACCGCGCTCGAGCGCCAGCACGGCACGTTCTCCCGGCTCTACATCAACATGGTGCGCGCCGGCGAGGCGGGCGGCACCATGCAGGAAACGCTGCAGCGCCTGGCCGACTACATGGAGCGCAGCCGGGCGCTGCGCGGCAAGGTGATCAACGCGCTGATCTATCCGGCCATCCTGCTGGTGGTGGTGGGCTTCGCGCTGCTGTTCCTGCTTGGCTATGTGGTGCCGCAGTTCGCCGACATGTACGAAAGCCTTGATGCGGAGCTGTCGTGGTTCACCGTGCTGGTGCTCGGAATCAGCAATTTCGTGCGCCAGTGGTGGATCGTGCTGGTGGTGGCCCCGGCGCTGCTGGCCTGGTGGTTCGAGCGCAAGCTGCGCGCGCCCGCGTTCAGGGCGTGGTTCGACGACTGGCTGCTGCGCCAGAAGCTGGTCGGCTCGCTGGTGGCGCGCCTGGAGACCGCGCGCCTCGCGCGCACCCTCGGCACCCTGCTCAAGAATGGAGTGCCGCTGATCACGGCGCTCGGCATCGGCCGCGCGGTGCTGGGCAACCGCGCGCTGGCGACCGATGTCGAAGCGGCTGCGGAAGAGGTGAAGAACGGCGTGGCGCTGTCGACCGCGCTGGCACGCGGCAAGCGCTTCCCGCGCCTGGCGGTGCAGATGATCCAGGTGGGCGAGGAGTCAGGCGCGTTGGATACTATGCTGCTGAAGACCGCGGACACCTTCGAGCAGGAAACCAGCCAGGCGCTCGACAGGCTCATGGCCGCGCTGATCCCGGTCATCACCATGGTCCTGGCCACCGTCGTCGGCGTGGTCATCCTGGCCGTCCTGATCCCGATCTACGGGCTCACCAACACAATGGGTTGA
- the gspE gene encoding type II secretion system ATPase GspE, which translates to MNSTVTIPASADEQIVTALLEKGRLKDADLARARRLQDETGGSLLSLLTRLGLVSERDHAEACSSVLGLPLASAKDMPELPPEGVALTARFMKQFHVVPVAEGDGYVDVLAADPQEPYALDAVRLATGKDVHARVALRSEIADLVERWYGQGRSAMGAIIETAEGDGGDMDDVEHLRDLASEAPVIRLVNLVIQRAVELRASDIHVEPFENRLKVRYRVDGVLEEGESPPTNLTAAVISRIKIMAKLNIAERRLPQDGRIMLRVQGKELDLRVSTVPTAHGESVVMRLLDRETVVFDFHKLGFTDNFLPQFEAVLQQPHGILLVTGPTGSGKTTTLYTALSKLNTADVKIITVEDPVEYQIEGINQIQAKPQIGLDFSHALRSIVRQDPDIIMIGEMRDLETARIAIQSALTGHLVLSTLHTNNAAGGITRMLDMGVEDYLLTSTINGILAQRLVRRLEPTHAERYPASPEEIDKFALRKYQPDGEIFLYRPRASAIAPTGYLGRTTIMEFLVMNDALRRAVMRHAGMGEIEQLAREGGMRTMYEDGIIKAMAGMTTIEEVLRVTEDA; encoded by the coding sequence GTGAACAGCACCGTCACGATCCCCGCATCCGCCGACGAGCAGATCGTCACTGCCCTGCTCGAAAAAGGACGCCTGAAAGACGCCGATCTCGCGCGTGCCAGGCGCCTACAGGACGAAACCGGCGGCAGCCTGCTGTCGCTGCTCACCCGGCTCGGCCTGGTGTCGGAACGCGACCACGCCGAAGCCTGTTCGTCCGTCCTCGGCCTGCCGCTGGCCAGCGCCAAGGACATGCCGGAACTGCCGCCCGAGGGCGTGGCGCTCACCGCGCGCTTCATGAAGCAGTTCCACGTGGTGCCGGTGGCGGAGGGCGATGGCTACGTCGACGTGCTCGCGGCCGATCCGCAGGAGCCGTATGCGCTGGACGCCGTACGCCTGGCGACCGGCAAGGACGTGCACGCACGCGTCGCATTGCGCTCGGAGATCGCCGACCTGGTGGAGCGCTGGTACGGCCAGGGCCGCAGCGCGATGGGCGCGATCATCGAGACCGCGGAGGGTGATGGCGGCGACATGGACGACGTCGAGCACCTGCGCGACCTCGCCAGCGAGGCGCCGGTGATCCGCCTGGTGAACCTGGTGATCCAGCGCGCGGTCGAACTGCGTGCGTCCGACATCCACGTCGAGCCGTTCGAGAACAGGCTGAAGGTCCGCTACCGCGTGGACGGCGTGCTGGAGGAGGGTGAGAGCCCGCCTACCAACCTCACCGCGGCGGTGATCAGCCGCATCAAGATCATGGCCAAGCTCAACATCGCCGAGCGCCGCCTGCCCCAGGACGGCCGGATCATGCTGCGCGTGCAGGGCAAGGAGCTCGACCTGCGCGTCAGCACCGTGCCCACCGCGCACGGCGAGAGCGTGGTGATGCGCCTGCTCGACCGCGAGACGGTGGTGTTCGACTTCCACAAGCTCGGCTTCACCGACAACTTCCTGCCGCAGTTCGAGGCCGTGCTGCAGCAGCCGCACGGCATCCTGCTGGTCACCGGGCCCACCGGCTCCGGCAAGACCACCACGCTGTACACGGCGCTGTCCAAGCTCAACACCGCCGACGTCAAGATCATCACCGTCGAGGATCCGGTCGAGTACCAGATCGAGGGCATCAACCAGATCCAGGCCAAGCCGCAGATCGGGCTCGATTTCTCGCATGCGCTGCGTTCGATCGTGCGCCAGGACCCGGACATCATCATGATCGGCGAGATGCGCGACCTCGAGACCGCGCGCATCGCCATCCAGTCGGCGCTCACCGGGCATCTCGTGCTGTCCACGCTGCACACCAACAACGCCGCCGGCGGCATCACGCGCATGCTGGACATGGGTGTGGAGGACTACCTGCTCACCTCGACCATCAACGGCATCCTCGCGCAGCGCCTGGTGCGCCGCCTGGAGCCGACGCACGCGGAGCGCTACCCGGCGTCGCCGGAGGAAATCGACAAGTTCGCGCTGCGCAAGTACCAGCCGGACGGCGAGATCTTCCTGTACCGCCCGCGCGCCTCGGCCATCGCGCCCACCGGTTACCTCGGCCGCACCACGATCATGGAATTCCTGGTGATGAACGACGCGCTGCGGCGCGCCGTCATGCGCCATGCCGGCATGGGCGAGATCGAGCAGCTGGCCCGCGAGGGCGGCATGCGCACCATGTACGAGGACGGGATCATCAAGGCGATGGCCGGCATGACCACGATCGAGGAAGTGTTGCGGGTCACCGAGGACGCCTGA